In the Corynebacterium kroppenstedtii genome, one interval contains:
- the tkt gene encoding transketolase, translating to MRRAVEPAFPKDWDEIDSRSVDTVRVLAADAVQKAKSGHPGTAMSLAPLAYTLFQRTMRHDPSDPDWVGRDRFVLSCGHSSMTIYAQLFLGGFGLELDDLKQLRTWGSLTPGHPEYGHTAGVEITTGPLGQGLASSVGMAMAARRERGLFDPDAPAGQSLFDHFIYVIASDGDLEEGVTSEASSLAGTQKLGNLIAFWDDNRISIENDTTIAFNEDVCARYEAYGWQVLNVESGEDIQALEAAITLAQRETNRPTLIRVRTVIGYPSPTKMNSGAVHGAALGDDEVAAVKRILGFDPDQTFGVSDDVLSHTRLLRERGARAHEAWSADFDRWATENPDRKALLDRLYARKLPDGWDADLPEWEADGSGIATRKASEVTLQSLGATLPELWGGSADLAGSNNTTIKDADSFGPSTISTDSWNAQPYGRVLHFGIREHAMGSILNGIALHGPTRPYGGTFMVFSDYMRPAVRLAALMKTDVYYVWTHDSIGLGEDGPTHQPVEHLAALRAIPGLAVVRPADANETASAWSAAIDSPAGPKALALSRQNLPVLKGTKELARDGVRRGAYVLVRESAERPQVIVMASGSEVQLAVEAAKVLESRGVATRVVSVPCMDWFLEQDKSYQAEVLPHDVTARVSVEAGIAMPWYQLLGSQGKAVSLEHFGASAAASELFEKFGFTVDAVVDAATSVVEN from the coding sequence ATCCGCAGAGCCGTGGAACCAGCTTTCCCAAAAGACTGGGATGAGATCGACTCGCGATCCGTCGACACAGTCCGCGTCTTAGCTGCAGATGCTGTTCAGAAGGCAAAATCCGGTCACCCCGGCACTGCGATGAGCTTGGCTCCCCTGGCCTACACCTTGTTCCAGCGAACAATGCGCCATGATCCCTCGGATCCCGACTGGGTAGGCCGCGACCGATTCGTCTTATCCTGCGGGCATAGTTCGATGACTATTTACGCCCAGCTCTTCTTGGGTGGATTTGGCCTAGAGCTCGACGACCTCAAGCAGCTCCGTACCTGGGGCTCATTGACTCCCGGCCATCCGGAGTACGGGCATACGGCAGGGGTTGAAATTACGACCGGTCCTCTGGGGCAGGGTTTGGCCTCATCCGTCGGTATGGCCATGGCCGCCCGTCGTGAGCGGGGGCTTTTTGACCCTGATGCTCCGGCAGGACAGTCACTCTTCGACCACTTCATTTATGTGATTGCTTCCGACGGTGACCTGGAAGAAGGCGTGACTAGCGAGGCGTCATCACTTGCAGGGACGCAGAAACTCGGCAACCTCATCGCTTTTTGGGATGACAACCGTATATCGATCGAAAACGATACGACGATTGCGTTTAATGAAGACGTCTGCGCCCGGTATGAAGCCTATGGATGGCAGGTTCTCAATGTCGAGTCCGGTGAAGATATTCAGGCGCTAGAAGCCGCGATCACGTTAGCCCAGCGCGAAACCAATCGTCCGACGCTTATCCGCGTTCGAACCGTTATCGGTTACCCGTCCCCCACCAAGATGAATTCCGGAGCTGTTCACGGAGCAGCACTCGGTGATGATGAAGTTGCCGCCGTTAAGCGCATCTTAGGTTTCGATCCTGATCAGACTTTCGGAGTCTCTGATGACGTTCTTTCTCATACGCGGTTACTCCGTGAGCGAGGTGCCCGCGCTCATGAGGCCTGGTCGGCAGACTTTGACCGGTGGGCCACGGAGAATCCGGATCGGAAAGCGCTATTGGATCGTCTGTATGCCCGGAAACTTCCTGATGGCTGGGATGCTGATCTGCCCGAGTGGGAGGCTGATGGTTCCGGAATCGCGACGAGGAAAGCCTCGGAGGTCACTCTTCAGTCGCTGGGTGCGACCCTACCGGAGCTGTGGGGAGGTTCTGCCGACCTAGCCGGATCGAATAACACAACTATCAAGGATGCGGATTCGTTCGGCCCGTCCACCATCTCTACTGATTCATGGAATGCACAACCCTATGGCCGGGTGCTTCACTTCGGTATTCGTGAGCATGCGATGGGTTCTATTCTCAACGGAATTGCTCTCCACGGGCCGACGCGCCCCTATGGCGGCACTTTCATGGTCTTCTCCGACTACATGCGCCCTGCAGTACGTTTGGCTGCGTTGATGAAGACCGACGTGTACTACGTGTGGACACACGACTCGATCGGGCTGGGTGAAGATGGCCCCACCCATCAACCTGTGGAACATCTTGCTGCCCTGCGCGCTATCCCCGGCCTTGCGGTCGTGCGTCCTGCTGACGCGAATGAGACTGCCTCCGCCTGGAGTGCAGCGATTGATTCGCCCGCGGGCCCCAAAGCGCTGGCATTGTCCCGCCAGAACTTACCTGTGTTGAAGGGAACCAAGGAACTCGCTCGGGACGGTGTCCGCCGTGGTGCTTATGTCCTGGTTCGTGAGTCTGCGGAACGCCCGCAGGTCATCGTGATGGCCTCGGGTTCGGAAGTCCAGCTCGCTGTCGAGGCTGCCAAAGTTTTGGAATCTCGCGGTGTAGCAACGCGTGTTGTGTCCGTTCCATGTATGGATTGGTTCTTGGAGCAAGACAAGTCATATCAGGCGGAAGTCCTTCCTCACGACGTCACCGCCCGCGTGTCAGTAGAGGCGGGCATCGCAATGCCGTGGTATCAGCTTCTCGGCTCGCAAGGTAAAGCCGTCAGCCTTGAACACTTCGGAGCATCAGCTGCTGCCAGTGAGCTCTTTGAAAAGTTCGGCTTTACTGTCGACGCCGTCGTCGATGCTGCCACCTCTGTTGTAGAGAACTAA
- a CDS encoding COX15/CtaA family protein, with translation MSAIQTNDARRDEPTQLGPDSREDAATPPSTPGGFVRGCYSFARLTRFPVCTAARQRLFVLALLIAQIGITFTGSIVRVTASGLGCPTWPECQPGSLVPESGSIPWVHQLIEFGNRTLTFVLIIFVILAFLAVSRAKRRSEIIVLAFIQGIGVIAQAVIGGISVHLDLAWWMVALHFLPSMVLVWLAALLWVRIDEPDDGKAQVMYPQPLRWLALMSSIAMGITLITGTMVTGAGPHAGDSEVPADSRLQIPLDLMAHLHAHAMYLYLGLVAGLLFGLLTVRADRAIMKTTQWLVVLIVLQAGVGIVQYWLGVPRWTVPLHVIGSGVICAVTAVLWAQGKRRAAPRI, from the coding sequence GTGAGTGCAATTCAGACTAATGATGCTCGGCGTGACGAACCGACACAATTAGGTCCCGACTCCCGTGAAGATGCGGCGACTCCTCCATCTACACCGGGAGGATTCGTGCGCGGCTGCTATTCTTTTGCCCGTTTGACCCGCTTCCCAGTGTGCACTGCGGCCCGCCAGCGATTGTTTGTGTTGGCGTTGTTAATTGCCCAGATCGGCATCACATTCACGGGCTCGATTGTTCGTGTAACAGCTTCAGGCCTGGGTTGTCCTACGTGGCCCGAGTGTCAACCGGGATCATTGGTTCCAGAATCTGGATCAATCCCATGGGTTCACCAACTCATAGAATTCGGAAATCGCACGCTCACCTTTGTTTTGATCATTTTCGTCATTTTGGCGTTTCTCGCGGTGTCACGTGCCAAACGGCGTTCAGAAATCATCGTCTTGGCGTTCATCCAAGGAATCGGCGTGATAGCCCAGGCGGTCATCGGCGGTATCTCCGTTCACCTTGATCTGGCGTGGTGGATGGTTGCCCTGCACTTTTTACCCTCGATGGTGCTCGTATGGCTTGCTGCCTTGCTGTGGGTTCGCATCGACGAACCCGACGACGGTAAAGCCCAGGTGATGTACCCGCAGCCTTTGCGCTGGCTGGCTCTCATGTCGTCCATCGCGATGGGGATCACCCTGATCACAGGAACCATGGTGACGGGTGCTGGCCCTCACGCAGGCGACTCGGAGGTCCCCGCCGATTCACGGCTCCAAATACCGCTTGATCTGATGGCGCACCTGCATGCGCACGCGATGTACCTGTACCTCGGCCTCGTGGCAGGTTTATTGTTCGGGCTTCTCACTGTTCGAGCTGACCGAGCGATCATGAAGACGACACAATGGTTGGTCGTCTTGATTGTTCTCCAAGCCGGGGTTGGCATCGTCCAATACTGGCTGGGCGTTCCCCGGTGGACTGTTCCGCTTCACGTTATTGGTTCTGGTGTGATCTGTGCTGTGACAGCAGTGTTGTGGGCACAGGGCAAACGACGCGCAGCCCCAAGAATTTAG
- a CDS encoding ABC transporter permease has translation MMADNHGTQSPTDPQAPTEASSQDTETAEDSRFAPGTFEPQPRRASTTKLVSAQARMETLLFLRHGEQQLLSMVIPIAMLIGFTLMPFLDLEDPIARLFPMVLAVAVMSAGFTGQAIAVVFDRRYGALKRMGASALPKWAIIAGKACAVVVVVLLQTLVLGAIAMVMGWSTTPLGVVMGIVFLIVGAVAFTALGLLLGGTLHSEVVLALGNLLWFGLMGVAAIVAMEPGIREGIHALLMLFPSVALTQGLIDAFHGSFNVFALVIMLMWSALGGFAASKLFRFTA, from the coding sequence ATGATGGCAGACAATCACGGCACGCAGTCTCCTACTGACCCCCAAGCCCCCACTGAGGCCTCTTCTCAGGACACTGAGACCGCCGAGGATTCGCGTTTCGCGCCGGGGACGTTTGAACCGCAGCCCCGACGAGCGTCGACGACGAAGCTTGTTTCTGCTCAAGCGAGAATGGAGACTCTCCTGTTCTTGCGTCATGGTGAGCAGCAGCTTCTCTCGATGGTCATCCCTATTGCGATGCTCATCGGCTTCACATTGATGCCCTTCCTCGACCTCGAGGATCCGATCGCGCGCCTGTTCCCCATGGTCTTAGCCGTTGCGGTGATGTCTGCGGGCTTTACGGGTCAGGCGATTGCCGTCGTCTTCGACCGTCGATACGGAGCCTTGAAGCGAATGGGAGCCTCGGCCCTCCCGAAGTGGGCCATTATTGCAGGTAAAGCGTGCGCCGTCGTGGTCGTCGTGTTACTTCAAACCCTGGTGCTCGGTGCGATCGCTATGGTTATGGGGTGGTCAACGACCCCCCTCGGCGTCGTAATGGGGATTGTTTTCCTTATCGTGGGAGCTGTCGCCTTCACCGCCTTAGGGCTGTTATTGGGCGGAACCCTCCATTCTGAGGTTGTTTTGGCGCTGGGGAACCTCCTGTGGTTCGGGCTCATGGGTGTTGCTGCAATCGTCGCCATGGAGCCGGGAATTCGCGAAGGTATTCATGCGCTGCTCATGCTCTTCCCCTCGGTTGCCTTGACTCAAGGACTTATTGACGCGTTCCACGGGAGTTTCAACGTTTTTGCTCTCGTGATCATGCTCATGTGGTCGGCTCTCGGCGGTTTTGCTGCTAGCAAGCTGTTTCGCTTCACTGCGTAG